In Stieleria varia, one genomic interval encodes:
- a CDS encoding Tm-1-like ATP-binding domain-containing protein → MPTIAVLGTYDTKGDELEFVARKIFDSGMSVLRVDVGTGGPPSVTPDIPREQVAGTIDADLQTIAGDRGRCVEAMGRAAAKLLSELVDAGRIDGVISLGGGGGTSIATTAMRALPIGFPKLMVSTMASGDTSVYIGTKDIVMMPSVVDVAGLNRISQVIFSRAAGAICGMVAADVETRSAKPIIVASMFGNTTRCIESARPILESAGYEVLIFHATGTGGRAMEDLIASGMVAGVLDLTTTELADELLGGILSAGPNRLSAAAVAGIPTVIAPGCLDMANFGARDTLPERYEGRVIYQHNPTATLVRTNVEECRALGTRLAQQADRYTGPVTIVIPTRAISVISAAGQAFHDVDADQALFDAIEGSSKPVIRIDAEINDESFAVAAANELLRLLSLGSAERFT, encoded by the coding sequence ATGCCCACCATCGCTGTTCTTGGAACGTACGACACGAAAGGAGACGAGCTGGAGTTTGTCGCTCGCAAGATCTTTGATTCGGGAATGTCTGTCCTCCGCGTCGATGTCGGCACCGGCGGACCGCCATCGGTCACACCGGACATTCCGCGTGAGCAAGTTGCCGGCACGATCGATGCTGATTTGCAGACCATCGCTGGCGATCGTGGACGTTGTGTCGAAGCGATGGGCCGCGCTGCTGCCAAGTTGCTCTCGGAACTGGTCGACGCCGGACGTATCGATGGAGTGATTTCGCTGGGCGGCGGTGGCGGAACATCGATCGCCACCACAGCCATGCGAGCATTGCCGATCGGGTTTCCTAAGTTGATGGTTTCGACGATGGCCAGCGGTGACACGTCGGTCTATATCGGAACGAAAGACATCGTGATGATGCCCAGCGTCGTCGATGTGGCGGGGCTGAATCGAATCTCGCAAGTGATCTTTTCTCGCGCCGCCGGTGCCATCTGTGGCATGGTGGCCGCCGACGTGGAAACACGATCGGCCAAACCGATCATCGTCGCCAGCATGTTCGGCAACACCACGCGGTGCATCGAATCGGCCAGACCGATCTTGGAGTCCGCTGGCTACGAAGTCCTGATCTTTCATGCCACCGGTACCGGCGGCCGGGCGATGGAGGACTTGATCGCCAGTGGGATGGTGGCAGGAGTGTTGGATTTGACGACGACCGAGTTGGCCGACGAGTTGTTGGGCGGAATTCTCTCGGCCGGCCCGAATCGTTTAAGCGCCGCGGCCGTCGCGGGAATTCCCACCGTGATCGCACCGGGATGTCTCGACATGGCAAACTTCGGCGCACGCGACACGCTGCCCGAGCGTTATGAGGGGCGGGTCATCTATCAACACAACCCAACTGCGACGTTGGTGCGAACCAACGTGGAGGAATGCCGAGCACTTGGCACGCGGCTCGCCCAGCAAGCCGATCGGTACACCGGTCCGGTGACGATCGTGATCCCCACCCGAGCTATCAGTGTGATCAGTGCCGCCGGTCAAGCGTTCCATGACGTGGATGCCGATCAAGCGTTGTTTGACGCGATCGAAGGATCGAGCAAACCCGTGATTCGAATCGATGCAGAGATCAACGACGAGTCATTCGCGGTTGCGGCGGCAAACGAGTTGCTGCGTCTCTTGTCGCTCGGCTCTGCCGAGCGTTTTACGTAG
- a CDS encoding DUF1501 domain-containing protein produces the protein MNTQPNAKSSVTNSESTHSLTRRQMLGSMGCGFGLLSAAAMASRQANAESVASSALNPLRERSPHFPARAKRVIFVFMQGGPSHVDTFDYKPLLAQQHGEMHTFDDARTLAKSKTVTKHRVFQSPWKFKRYGQSGRYVSELFPHIAQHVDDLCFVKGMHTDGVAHGPSTLFLHTGSINLIRPSVGSWMLYGLGTENENLPGFVTIQPSMGNGGPRNYGNAFLPAHFQGTAVGRAGTSAADATIGNLSNSRISHAQQQQQFELLRSLNATQMEHRRDDNRSGIEKLESVLHSYELAWRMQQNAPDTLDLSDEPQHVLDLYGINDKRTEDFGRQCLMARRLAESGVRYIQVNYGDNTNNPRWDQHSNLPKHADHAFATDKPVAGLLADLKQRGLLEDTLVWWGGEFGRTPYAQSNGTGRDHNPYGFTIFLAGGGVKRGFEYGATDEFGHHAISGKVHMHDWHATLLHLMGLDHTALTFMHDGRPFRLTDVHGEVIHDLISTSAFPG, from the coding sequence ATGAACACTCAACCCAACGCAAAGTCGAGCGTCACCAACAGCGAGAGCACTCATTCGTTAACCCGTCGTCAGATGTTGGGTTCGATGGGTTGTGGGTTCGGCTTGTTGTCTGCTGCGGCGATGGCGAGCCGGCAGGCGAACGCGGAATCCGTTGCTAGTTCGGCGTTGAATCCGTTGCGGGAGCGATCACCCCATTTCCCGGCGCGTGCCAAGCGAGTGATCTTTGTCTTCATGCAAGGTGGCCCGAGTCACGTCGACACCTTTGACTACAAGCCGTTGCTGGCGCAACAGCACGGTGAGATGCACACGTTTGACGATGCTCGGACGTTGGCAAAAAGCAAGACGGTGACGAAGCATCGGGTGTTTCAGTCGCCTTGGAAATTCAAACGATACGGTCAGTCCGGGCGATATGTCTCGGAGTTGTTTCCCCACATCGCCCAGCATGTGGACGACTTGTGCTTCGTCAAAGGCATGCACACCGATGGGGTGGCGCATGGACCCTCGACACTGTTTTTGCACACGGGATCGATCAATCTGATTCGCCCATCGGTTGGTTCTTGGATGTTGTACGGTTTGGGGACCGAGAACGAAAACCTGCCAGGGTTTGTGACGATTCAGCCATCAATGGGCAACGGCGGTCCGCGAAATTATGGCAATGCGTTTCTGCCAGCGCATTTCCAGGGCACCGCCGTGGGTCGGGCGGGTACGAGCGCCGCAGATGCCACCATCGGAAATCTCAGCAACAGCCGCATCTCGCATGCACAACAGCAGCAACAGTTCGAGTTGCTGCGATCGCTAAACGCGACCCAAATGGAACATCGCCGCGATGACAATCGATCGGGCATCGAGAAACTCGAATCCGTGCTGCACTCCTACGAGTTGGCGTGGCGGATGCAGCAGAATGCGCCGGACACGTTGGATTTGTCTGACGAGCCTCAGCATGTGCTCGACTTGTACGGCATCAACGACAAGCGAACCGAAGATTTTGGGCGGCAGTGTTTGATGGCTCGCCGGCTTGCCGAGTCCGGTGTTCGGTACATTCAAGTGAATTACGGTGACAACACCAACAACCCGCGATGGGATCAGCATTCCAATTTGCCCAAGCACGCGGATCACGCTTTTGCGACGGACAAGCCGGTGGCAGGGCTACTGGCGGACCTCAAACAGCGAGGTCTCTTGGAGGACACGTTGGTGTGGTGGGGAGGTGAGTTTGGCCGAACGCCTTACGCTCAATCCAACGGAACCGGTCGCGATCACAATCCGTATGGCTTCACGATCTTCTTAGCTGGTGGCGGTGTCAAGCGTGGATTCGAGTACGGGGCGACCGATGAGTTTGGTCATCACGCCATCAGTGGAAAGGTCCACATGCACGATTGGCACGCGACCCTGCTGCACTTGATGGGTTTGGATCACACCGCGTTGACCTTCATGCACGACGGCCGCCCATTTCGCTTGACCGATGTTCATGGCGAAGTGATCCATGACTTGATCAGTACGTCAGCCTTTCCAGGCTGA
- a CDS encoding sulfatase family protein — translation MTARYTPSAQTLAMRLVLIASFVTSLVLTAHAEHRPNIVWISCEDISPNLGCYGDPHAITPNLDRLAKQGVRFDRAFTPAGVCAVVRSSVITGMYAPSIGSQHMRSKIIPPADVQTLPLLLRQAGYFCTNRSKTDYQFDEVPSMWDRQGNQHGDWRERDDPEQPFFSVINITVCHESQIRHSEEAHAKVIQRIGQANQHAPDKVADTLPAYLPDTAAARKNWAWYHDNITLMDQMAGEVLQRLEDDGLADDTLVVFWSDHGMGMPRGKRWIYDTGTKIPMIMRWPDKLDADTRRPDLVNTVDLAPTMLAVAGVDVPRNMQGRVIVGEKSGKEPPYLYFHRDRMDEVYELQRGARDRRWKYIRNYEPEKPYSQRLDYMDEMPAMVQWRRLAAEGKLTGGQRNWFQTPKPIEELYDTENDPWEIDNLAQRPQYADRLSRMRQATQQWQEKIGDMGLIPEAVMMEEMKPGGVTPQVDPPSFDRSRDGHITLTCSTEGAAIVYRIGKADGWSAWRLYTKSFSQPSSRVEAQACRPGMESSPIVKFDGANKP, via the coding sequence ATGACCGCCCGATACACCCCATCAGCTCAGACCCTCGCCATGCGTCTCGTTTTGATCGCATCCTTTGTGACCAGTCTCGTTCTGACCGCCCATGCCGAGCACAGACCGAACATCGTTTGGATCAGTTGCGAAGATATCTCGCCCAACCTGGGATGCTATGGCGATCCGCACGCGATCACACCCAATCTGGATCGGTTGGCCAAGCAAGGCGTCCGATTCGATCGCGCGTTCACACCGGCCGGCGTCTGCGCCGTGGTCCGTAGCAGCGTCATCACAGGCATGTACGCGCCATCGATCGGCTCCCAGCACATGCGCAGCAAGATCATTCCACCGGCCGATGTGCAGACCCTGCCCCTGTTGCTTCGCCAAGCCGGATACTTTTGCACCAACCGCAGTAAGACCGACTATCAGTTTGATGAAGTGCCCAGCATGTGGGACCGACAAGGCAACCAGCACGGCGATTGGCGAGAACGGGACGACCCCGAACAGCCTTTCTTTTCGGTCATCAACATCACCGTTTGTCACGAAAGTCAGATTCGGCACAGCGAAGAAGCACACGCGAAAGTGATTCAGCGGATCGGTCAAGCCAACCAGCACGCCCCCGACAAAGTCGCCGACACCTTGCCTGCTTATTTGCCCGACACGGCAGCGGCGAGAAAAAACTGGGCTTGGTACCACGACAACATCACGCTGATGGACCAAATGGCGGGCGAAGTCCTGCAGCGTCTGGAGGATGACGGCTTGGCCGACGACACCCTGGTGGTCTTTTGGAGCGATCACGGCATGGGGATGCCTCGCGGCAAACGCTGGATCTATGACACCGGCACCAAGATCCCCATGATCATGCGGTGGCCCGACAAGCTCGATGCCGACACCCGACGTCCCGACTTGGTCAACACGGTCGACCTCGCACCCACAATGCTGGCCGTCGCCGGCGTGGACGTCCCACGCAACATGCAGGGCCGTGTGATCGTCGGAGAAAAATCGGGCAAGGAACCGCCGTACCTTTATTTTCACCGCGACCGCATGGACGAAGTCTACGAGTTGCAACGCGGCGCTCGCGACCGTCGCTGGAAATACATCCGTAACTACGAACCTGAAAAGCCCTACTCGCAGCGGCTGGACTACATGGACGAGATGCCCGCGATGGTGCAGTGGCGACGATTGGCGGCAGAGGGCAAATTGACCGGCGGCCAACGCAATTGGTTCCAAACCCCCAAACCGATCGAGGAACTCTACGACACCGAGAACGATCCCTGGGAAATCGACAACTTGGCCCAACGCCCTCAGTACGCCGATCGACTTTCTCGCATGCGTCAAGCCACGCAACAGTGGCAGGAAAAAATCGGCGACATGGGTCTGATTCCGGAAGCGGTGATGATGGAGGAGATGAAACCGGGCGGCGTGACACCGCAAGTCGATCCGCCTTCATTTGATCGCTCCCGCGATGGTCACATCACCCTGACATGCAGCACGGAAGGGGCCGCCATCGTGTACCGCATCGGCAAAGCAGACGGCTGGTCCGCGTGGCGGCTCTACACCAAATCGTTTTCCCAGCCGTCCAGCCGGGTCGAAGCACAGGCGTGCCGGCCAGGGATGGAGTCCAGCCCGATCGTCAAGTTCGACGGGGCAAACAAACCTTAG
- a CDS encoding DUF1553 domain-containing protein, producing MDTLSSLRVALAFGLLLLPTMVGRADDQLSEIQWFEKHIRPTLVEHCIRCHGPKKQQAGLRLDHAAGLRSGGDTGPAVVPGDPDSSLLMQAIRYDNVSLEMPPRGKLPASTIAAFEKWIRLGAVDPRQDPRENAEPDDSTSGPPSVEEGRSFWAFQPIDAPVVPPSDDHRWALGKIDCLILARMQSEGCQPTVDADRETFIRRVSYDLTGLPPTPAEIRDFVDDESAQAYETLVDRLLGSYAFAERWGRHWLDVVRYAESSGGGRTLLFPDAWRYRDFVIDSFDRDLPYDQFLRLQLAGDLIPESDWQQRQRNLVATGFLLLGPTNFELQDKDVLEMDVIDEQLDTIGKSMLGMTIGCARCHDHKFDPIPTADYYAMAGIFKSTLSMTHSNVSTWNTAELPLSAEEESRYAKIQSEIKTCKGQIQDLNDAIERAGGKSGEIAAKDASVDPDSLPGIVIDNAQALRTGQWMESKSNPKYVGANYIHDETSEKGAKHVVYETLVPESGRYEVRVSHSSGSNRSTRVPIRIRHAEGEALVRVNQRKQPPIDHLFNSVGTFSFDSDQKAQITVSNEGTEDGVVIADCVVLIPAETQISTTAKETSAEDEAAAAEKKKLLAALHAYLERLNQRLRQLQSQAAERPVAMATRDQPTAADIPIALRGVVANQGPVVPRGALSVVSSQAFPRLDERSSGRLEFADWITSRQNPLTARVMANRVWYWMMGRGLVETVDNFGATGQRPSHPKLLDHLAESLMADDWSIKKLVRKIALSRTYRLSSTSRNDSLAMDPENRWFWRMTPKQMRAEAIRDTLLFISGDLDRTRGGRTIKPGTSIEYGYRFDSNRRSVYLPVFRNTLPEILQAFDFADPNIQQGKRNASTIAPQALLMMNHPFVIDQAHAAAARRISSNPKQLGETVDETLDGVFQEVLGRSASPEEKRLIGQYIRQQEMRHDISQPARSSVETSDEYLTRWALVYQTLFQCVDFRYLD from the coding sequence ATGGATACGCTTTCTTCCCTCCGCGTCGCATTGGCTTTTGGTCTCCTCCTGCTTCCCACGATGGTGGGGCGGGCTGATGATCAGTTGTCAGAAATCCAGTGGTTTGAAAAACACATTCGCCCCACCTTGGTCGAGCATTGCATCCGCTGTCACGGGCCAAAGAAGCAGCAAGCCGGATTGCGGTTGGATCATGCCGCGGGGCTCCGTTCCGGCGGCGACACGGGGCCGGCAGTCGTCCCTGGCGATCCTGATTCGAGCCTGTTGATGCAGGCCATCCGTTACGACAATGTTTCTCTGGAAATGCCACCCAGGGGAAAGTTGCCGGCAAGCACGATAGCTGCATTTGAAAAATGGATTCGGCTCGGCGCGGTGGACCCTCGCCAGGACCCACGCGAGAACGCAGAGCCAGATGACTCGACAAGCGGACCGCCCTCGGTGGAGGAAGGCCGATCCTTCTGGGCTTTCCAACCCATCGACGCTCCAGTGGTGCCGCCGTCGGACGATCACCGTTGGGCCCTCGGGAAAATCGATTGTCTTATTCTCGCCAGGATGCAGTCCGAAGGCTGCCAGCCGACCGTGGACGCCGACCGTGAAACCTTCATCCGACGGGTGAGTTACGACCTGACGGGATTACCGCCGACACCGGCAGAGATTCGAGACTTTGTCGACGATGAATCTGCCCAGGCGTACGAGACTTTGGTGGATCGATTGCTAGGCTCGTACGCGTTTGCAGAACGTTGGGGCCGTCACTGGTTGGACGTGGTGCGATATGCCGAATCCAGTGGAGGCGGTCGAACGCTCCTGTTCCCCGATGCTTGGCGTTATCGCGACTTTGTCATCGACTCGTTTGATCGTGATTTGCCCTACGACCAGTTCCTGCGTCTGCAACTCGCCGGTGACTTGATCCCCGAATCCGACTGGCAGCAACGACAACGCAATTTGGTGGCGACCGGTTTCTTGTTGCTGGGACCGACCAACTTTGAATTGCAAGACAAGGACGTCTTGGAGATGGACGTCATCGATGAGCAATTGGACACGATCGGCAAGTCCATGTTGGGCATGACGATCGGATGCGCTCGATGTCACGACCACAAGTTTGATCCGATCCCCACCGCCGACTATTACGCGATGGCTGGGATCTTTAAGAGCACTCTTTCGATGACCCATTCGAATGTGTCGACGTGGAACACCGCCGAGCTGCCGTTGTCAGCGGAAGAAGAATCCAGGTACGCCAAGATTCAATCCGAGATCAAAACCTGCAAAGGCCAAATCCAAGATCTCAATGACGCGATCGAGCGTGCCGGTGGAAAGAGCGGTGAAATCGCAGCCAAGGATGCCTCCGTCGATCCCGACAGTTTACCGGGTATCGTGATCGATAACGCGCAGGCTCTTCGCACGGGACAATGGATGGAATCGAAATCAAATCCAAAATATGTCGGTGCCAATTACATCCACGATGAAACATCCGAAAAAGGTGCCAAGCATGTCGTCTACGAAACACTCGTCCCTGAGTCCGGACGCTACGAAGTCCGGGTGAGCCATTCCTCGGGGAGCAACCGATCAACCCGTGTTCCGATTCGTATCCGTCATGCCGAAGGTGAGGCATTGGTTCGAGTCAATCAACGAAAGCAGCCACCGATCGACCACCTGTTCAACTCGGTCGGCACCTTCTCGTTCGATTCCGATCAGAAAGCGCAGATCACGGTATCCAACGAGGGTACCGAAGACGGTGTGGTGATCGCCGACTGCGTGGTCTTGATTCCCGCCGAAACTCAGATTTCCACAACCGCAAAAGAAACGAGCGCTGAGGACGAAGCGGCTGCTGCGGAGAAGAAAAAGTTGCTCGCCGCGTTACACGCGTATCTCGAGCGTCTCAATCAAAGGCTCAGACAGTTGCAATCCCAAGCCGCCGAGCGGCCGGTCGCGATGGCAACCCGTGATCAGCCGACTGCCGCCGACATCCCGATCGCCCTGCGCGGTGTCGTGGCCAACCAAGGACCCGTGGTGCCTCGTGGGGCACTGAGTGTTGTTTCATCTCAAGCGTTCCCTCGACTGGACGAGAGGTCCAGCGGACGACTGGAGTTTGCCGACTGGATCACAAGTCGCCAGAATCCATTGACGGCACGTGTGATGGCAAACCGCGTTTGGTATTGGATGATGGGTCGAGGACTCGTCGAAACGGTGGACAACTTTGGAGCCACCGGACAGCGGCCGTCCCATCCCAAATTGCTCGACCATTTAGCGGAGTCTCTGATGGCAGACGATTGGTCGATCAAGAAACTGGTGCGAAAGATCGCCCTGTCCCGGACCTATCGCCTCAGCTCCACATCGCGAAATGATTCGCTCGCCATGGATCCTGAGAATCGATGGTTTTGGCGCATGACACCAAAACAAATGCGAGCAGAAGCCATCCGGGATACGTTGTTGTTCATCAGCGGGGATTTGGACCGCACTCGTGGAGGGCGAACGATCAAACCGGGAACGTCGATTGAGTACGGTTATCGATTCGACAGCAATCGGCGTAGTGTCTATTTGCCGGTGTTTCGCAACACTCTGCCGGAGATCCTGCAAGCGTTCGACTTCGCGGACCCGAATATCCAGCAGGGCAAACGCAATGCCAGCACGATCGCTCCGCAAGCGTTGTTGATGATGAATCATCCCTTTGTGATCGACCAAGCCCACGCGGCAGCGGCACGTCGTATCAGCTCCAACCCAAAGCAGCTCGGTGAAACCGTGGACGAAACACTCGACGGGGTGTTCCAGGAGGTCTTGGGACGATCGGCGAGCCCGGAGGAAAAACGGCTTATCGGCCAATACATCCGCCAGCAGGAGATGCGTCATGACATCAGTCAACCAGCACGATCGAGTGTTGAAACGAGCGATGAATATTTGACGCGTTGGGCTTTGGTTTACCAAACTTTGTTTCAGTGCGTCGACTTTCGTTATCTTGATTAG
- a CDS encoding HAD-IIB family hydrolase produces MLANPNRLMIFTDLDGCLLNKHDYDWQPAKSSLLELRKRQIPVVLNSSKTVPEMIALSGELGLQGNTLISENGSVICWGNDVTSTPSSPSTLQSTSQTDHPTDETEVIGASRTDILSLLDGMKRSFRFRSFADMGVSGVALETQLSAEKAALALKRRGTEPLLWDDSDEHRVEFERQLVAHNLTLTKGGRFWHVAGRTSKGIAMQRVIAKFSKENERLITAAIGDSPIDQSMLDAADVPIGIPTANGLGVNIDGQRGIVATEQGAAGWAQAITELLSRIDGSVDPDLNSWSV; encoded by the coding sequence ATGCTTGCCAATCCCAATCGATTGATGATCTTCACGGACCTCGATGGATGCTTGCTGAACAAGCACGACTATGACTGGCAACCGGCCAAATCCTCTTTGTTGGAATTGCGCAAACGCCAAATCCCGGTCGTCTTGAATTCCAGCAAAACGGTCCCGGAAATGATCGCGTTGAGCGGTGAGCTCGGACTGCAAGGAAACACTTTGATTTCCGAGAATGGCTCCGTCATTTGCTGGGGCAACGATGTTACCAGTACTCCGTCATCGCCCAGCACCTTGCAGTCCACTTCCCAGACGGACCATCCGACCGATGAGACGGAGGTCATTGGCGCATCCCGCACCGATATTTTGTCGCTTCTCGATGGAATGAAACGGAGTTTTCGCTTCAGATCGTTTGCCGACATGGGCGTCAGCGGGGTCGCTCTTGAGACGCAACTGTCTGCGGAAAAAGCGGCTCTTGCCTTAAAGCGTCGCGGAACGGAACCTTTGCTTTGGGATGATTCCGACGAACACCGCGTCGAGTTTGAGCGACAGTTGGTTGCTCATAATCTGACACTGACCAAAGGCGGCCGTTTTTGGCATGTCGCGGGCAGAACGAGCAAGGGTATCGCAATGCAGCGTGTGATCGCTAAATTCTCCAAAGAGAATGAAAGGTTGATCACAGCAGCTATCGGTGACAGTCCGATCGACCAAAGCATGCTCGATGCGGCAGATGTCCCGATCGGAATCCCGACGGCCAATGGTTTGGGAGTCAACATCGATGGCCAACGTGGAATCGTGGCCACCGAGCAAGGTGCGGCGGGCTGGGCCCAAGCGATCACCGAGCTGCTCTCTCGCATCGATGGATCTGT
- a CDS encoding HEAT repeat domain-containing protein: MHLTLAVASFWSLGGFTSFSVATDALPATILSQADSKGAASETPQADRPTIAGQSMGQYAEQLDDESRVVRLRAIKSLGAFGSPAAEHIVAALTHKDAGVRYIAAVHLGHIGGESLKSAVETLQQQSEGESSYAVKMAIAFALCNADVDTQSHLQTLSAALDHPDRGTSCSAAELLGDLGSKAEPVLAKLRDVHAKNKPGVKGGDYHRGGAAMNAIRKITAT, from the coding sequence ATGCATCTAACGCTCGCGGTCGCGTCGTTTTGGTCGCTCGGTGGTTTCACGTCATTCTCTGTGGCGACAGACGCCTTGCCTGCCACAATTCTGAGTCAGGCAGATTCCAAAGGGGCAGCGTCTGAGACGCCCCAGGCCGATCGGCCAACCATCGCCGGTCAATCAATGGGTCAATACGCCGAGCAGCTCGACGACGAAAGCCGGGTTGTGCGGTTGCGGGCGATCAAAAGCCTCGGTGCGTTCGGCAGTCCCGCAGCGGAACACATTGTCGCCGCGTTGACCCACAAGGACGCGGGGGTTCGATACATCGCGGCCGTGCATCTGGGGCACATCGGGGGCGAATCGCTCAAGTCTGCTGTGGAAACGTTGCAGCAGCAATCCGAAGGCGAGTCGTCGTACGCCGTCAAAATGGCAATCGCATTCGCATTGTGCAACGCAGATGTCGACACACAATCTCATCTTCAAACCTTATCTGCGGCGTTGGACCATCCCGATCGGGGAACCTCATGCAGCGCTGCCGAGCTGCTGGGTGACTTGGGATCAAAAGCCGAACCGGTGCTCGCAAAGCTGCGTGACGTCCATGCCAAGAACAAACCGGGTGTCAAAGGCGGCGACTACCACCGCGGCGGAGCCGCAATGAACGCGATTCGGAAAATCACGGCCACCTAG
- a CDS encoding mechanosensitive ion channel domain-containing protein → MLNRIGNIAWLILLVAFIFPAAVCVPVCVPVSAQDNGGKETDVSPDGTVEVVGVAQLVEVVPDNSDLEIERRLAEIMEATGWFRGADINVEYGVVFLSGTADSESHRQWAEQTAMHTRDVVAVVNRITVTEKPLFDLTPARKSLREMLRDFLTSLPLLVVAVIVILTFYLLAKLSARITRRFFSPETDSKLLRQVVATVIGVLVFLIGLHIALRVSGLTRLATTLLGGTGLIGLAIGFAFRDIAENFLSSVLLSLQHPFCVGDLIEVNGTTGFVRRVTTRATILATFEGNQVQIPNSIIYKGQITNFSTSPLRRQSFAIGIGYDDSVQGVQEMIMEVLTSHPAVLNEPEPTVLVDSLGSSTVNLQCRYWFNQQSHSGDRVKSALIRQTKQTLRDAGVVLPDEAREIVFPDAVPIQLLRRSDADPRNSLAKRAHKKLAHEPTESPGEGDLHSDAEDVVAVLGEVPINDSENILETPTTDPPNQ, encoded by the coding sequence ATGTTGAATCGAATCGGAAACATCGCTTGGTTGATTCTGCTGGTCGCATTCATTTTTCCCGCCGCGGTCTGCGTGCCTGTCTGCGTCCCTGTCTCCGCGCAAGACAACGGGGGCAAAGAGACAGATGTGTCTCCCGATGGTACCGTCGAAGTCGTCGGTGTTGCGCAGTTGGTCGAAGTCGTTCCCGATAACAGCGACCTGGAGATCGAACGCCGACTGGCGGAGATCATGGAAGCAACCGGGTGGTTTCGCGGTGCCGACATCAACGTCGAGTATGGCGTCGTCTTTCTGTCGGGAACCGCGGATTCAGAATCGCATCGTCAATGGGCCGAGCAGACCGCGATGCACACGCGGGACGTTGTCGCTGTGGTCAATCGGATCACCGTCACGGAAAAGCCCCTGTTTGATCTGACGCCCGCGCGGAAATCATTACGCGAGATGCTGCGTGACTTCTTGACCTCATTGCCACTTTTGGTCGTCGCTGTCATCGTGATCCTGACGTTCTACCTGCTTGCCAAGTTGTCTGCGCGGATCACTCGCAGGTTCTTCTCGCCTGAGACCGATAGCAAACTGCTTCGTCAAGTCGTCGCCACGGTCATCGGCGTGTTGGTGTTTCTGATCGGGCTGCACATCGCGTTGCGAGTCTCAGGCTTGACCCGTTTGGCGACCACCTTGTTGGGCGGAACTGGGTTGATCGGCTTGGCAATCGGGTTTGCCTTTCGTGACATCGCGGAAAACTTTCTTTCCAGTGTGCTGTTGAGCTTGCAGCATCCTTTCTGCGTGGGCGACCTGATCGAAGTCAACGGGACGACCGGGTTCGTTCGCCGCGTTACGACTCGTGCGACCATCTTGGCCACCTTCGAAGGCAACCAAGTACAGATTCCCAACAGCATCATCTACAAAGGCCAGATCACGAACTTCAGCACCTCGCCGCTGCGTCGTCAAAGTTTTGCGATTGGAATCGGATACGACGATTCGGTTCAAGGAGTGCAGGAAATGATCATGGAAGTGCTGACATCGCATCCGGCCGTTCTGAATGAACCAGAACCGACGGTGCTGGTCGATTCATTGGGCAGTTCGACCGTGAATCTGCAGTGCAGGTATTGGTTCAACCAACAGTCGCATTCCGGCGACCGTGTCAAGAGCGCTCTGATCCGTCAGACCAAGCAGACGTTGCGTGACGCGGGGGTGGTGTTGCCTGATGAAGCGCGAGAGATCGTCTTCCCCGATGCGGTCCCGATTCAGTTGTTGCGACGCTCGGACGCCGACCCTCGCAACTCACTTGCCAAACGGGCGCATAAGAAGCTCGCGCACGAACCCACCGAGTCCCCGGGCGAGGGCGATTTGCACAGCGATGCCGAAGACGTCGTCGCGGTGCTGGGAGAAGTCCCTATCAATGACTCCGAAAACATCCTGGAAACCCCGACGACGGATCCCCCAAATCAATAG